In Astyanax mexicanus isolate ESR-SI-001 chromosome 25, AstMex3_surface, whole genome shotgun sequence, a genomic segment contains:
- the tmod1 gene encoding tropomodulin-1 isoform X1, whose translation MSYRKEMEKYRDVDEDELLQKLSEEELRRLEDELEELDPDNALLPAGMRQRDQTKKAPTGTFQRDNLLAHLEKQAKEHPDRDDLVPFTGEKRGKPWTPKTKVVDPILEDVTLEPELEEALANATDAELCDIAAILGMHTLMSNQQYYEALASSTIVNKQGLNSVIQCTQYKPVPDEQPNDTDVEETLVRIKRNDPDLVEVNLNNIRNIPIATLKAYAEALKNNTVVERLSIVGTRSNDPVAHAMADMLHVNTTLRSLNVESNFITGAGIIALVDALQHNATLQELKIDNQSQPLGNKVEMEIASMLEKNTTLLKFGYHFTQQGPRLRCSNAMMNNNDLVRVVRSDSDGAITFTLSVPELERAFCKKFKFSSKPNKKEKA comes from the exons ATGTCGTACCGTAAGGAGATGGAGAAGTATCGGGACGTGGATGAAGATGAGCTATTGCAGAAACTCAGTGAGGAGGAGCTGAGGAGGCTGGAGGATGAGTTGGAGGAGCTGGATCCTGAT AATGCTCTGTTGCCTGCTGGTATGAGGCAGAGAGACCAGACTAAGAAAGCTCCGACTGGAACGTTTCAACGGGACAACCTCCTGGCGCACCTggagaaacaggccaaagagcaTCCGGACCGAGACGACCTGGTGCCCTTCACAGGCGAAAAAAGAG GGAAACCATGGACTCCAAAGACGAAGGTTGTTGATCCAATTCTGGAGGACGTCACCCTGGAACCGGAGCTGGAAGAGGCCTTGGCTAATGCCACTGATGCCGAGCTGTGTGATATCGCAG CTATCCTGGGCATGCACACTCTGATGAGTAATCAGCAGTATTATGAAGCTCTCGCCAGCAGTACCATCGTCAATAAACAGGGATTAAACA GTGTGATCCAGTGTACACAGTATAAGCCAGTTCCAGATGAGCAGCCCAATGACACTGATGTAGAAGAGACCCTGGTGAGGATCAAGCGCAATGACCCTGACCTTGTGGAGGTCAACCTCAACAACATTAGG AATATCCCCATTGCTACTCTGAAAGCTTACGCAGAAGCCCTGAAAAACAACACGGTGGTGGAACGGCTGAGCATCGTGGGAACTAGGAGCAACGATCCTGTAGCCCAT GCGATGGCGGACATGCTGCATGTCAACACAACTCTGAGAAGTCTAAACGTGGAGTCCAACTTTATTACTGGAGCTGGAATCATCGCACTTGTAGATGCGCTGCAGCACAACGCCACCCTGCAGGAGCTCAAAATCGACAACCAg AGTCAGCCCCTGGGTAATAAGGTGGAGATGGAGATTGCCAGCATGCTGGAGAAGAACACCACCCTGCTAAAGTTTGGATACCACTTCACCCAGCAGGGGCCACGCCTACGCTGCTCCAATGCAATGATGAACAACAACGATTTGG TGCGTGTAGTTCGGTCGGACTCGGACGGAGCGATCACCTTCACCCTGTCCGTCCCCGAGCTGGAGAGAGCCTTCTGTAAAAAGTTCAAGTTCTCCTCCAAACCCAA TAAGAAAGAAAAGGCTTGA
- the tmod1 gene encoding tropomodulin-1 isoform X2 has product MSYRKEMEKYRDVDEDELLQKLSEEELRRLEDELEELDPDNALLPAGMRQRDQTKKAPTGTFQRDNLLAHLEKQAKEHPDRDDLVPFTGEKRGKPWTPKTKVVDPILEDVTLEPELEEALANATDAELCDIAAILGMHTLMSNQQYYEALASSTIVNKQGLNSVIQCTQYKPVPDEQPNDTDVEETLVRIKRNDPDLVEVNLNNIRNIPIATLKAYAEALKNNTVVERLSIVGTRSNDPVAHAMADMLHVNTTLRSLNVESNFITGAGIIALVDALQHNATLQELKIDNQSQPLGNKVEMEIASMLEKNTTLLKFGYHFTQQGPRLRCSNAMMNNNDLVRKKRLEEGPIFPKCRTNV; this is encoded by the exons ATGTCGTACCGTAAGGAGATGGAGAAGTATCGGGACGTGGATGAAGATGAGCTATTGCAGAAACTCAGTGAGGAGGAGCTGAGGAGGCTGGAGGATGAGTTGGAGGAGCTGGATCCTGAT AATGCTCTGTTGCCTGCTGGTATGAGGCAGAGAGACCAGACTAAGAAAGCTCCGACTGGAACGTTTCAACGGGACAACCTCCTGGCGCACCTggagaaacaggccaaagagcaTCCGGACCGAGACGACCTGGTGCCCTTCACAGGCGAAAAAAGAG GGAAACCATGGACTCCAAAGACGAAGGTTGTTGATCCAATTCTGGAGGACGTCACCCTGGAACCGGAGCTGGAAGAGGCCTTGGCTAATGCCACTGATGCCGAGCTGTGTGATATCGCAG CTATCCTGGGCATGCACACTCTGATGAGTAATCAGCAGTATTATGAAGCTCTCGCCAGCAGTACCATCGTCAATAAACAGGGATTAAACA GTGTGATCCAGTGTACACAGTATAAGCCAGTTCCAGATGAGCAGCCCAATGACACTGATGTAGAAGAGACCCTGGTGAGGATCAAGCGCAATGACCCTGACCTTGTGGAGGTCAACCTCAACAACATTAGG AATATCCCCATTGCTACTCTGAAAGCTTACGCAGAAGCCCTGAAAAACAACACGGTGGTGGAACGGCTGAGCATCGTGGGAACTAGGAGCAACGATCCTGTAGCCCAT GCGATGGCGGACATGCTGCATGTCAACACAACTCTGAGAAGTCTAAACGTGGAGTCCAACTTTATTACTGGAGCTGGAATCATCGCACTTGTAGATGCGCTGCAGCACAACGCCACCCTGCAGGAGCTCAAAATCGACAACCAg AGTCAGCCCCTGGGTAATAAGGTGGAGATGGAGATTGCCAGCATGCTGGAGAAGAACACCACCCTGCTAAAGTTTGGATACCACTTCACCCAGCAGGGGCCACGCCTACGCTGCTCCAATGCAATGATGAACAACAACGATTTGG TAAGAAAGAAAAGGCTTGAAGAAGGTCCCATCTTCCCCAAATGTCGGACAAACGTGTAG
- the cplx2l gene encoding complexin 2, like, translating into MNFVMKAALGGGPPDVGKMLGGEEDKDPEAEKEKEEERQEALRQQEEERKAKYAKMEAEREVMRQGIRDKYGIKKKEEAEAEAQAAMEAASEGSLTRPKKAVPSGCGDEDEEEESIMDTVMKYLPGPLQDMLKK; encoded by the exons ATGAATTTTGTGATGAAAGCAGCTCTGGGAG ggggtCCCCCTGATGTGGGGAAGATGCTGGGTGGAGAGGAGGATAAGGACCCcgaggcagagaaagagaaggaggaggagaggcaggAGGCTCTgaggcagcaggaggaggagaggaaagccAAATATGCCAAGATGGAGGCCGAGCGGGAGGTGATGCGGCAGGGCATCAGAGACAAG TACGGCATTAAGAAAAAGGAGGAGGCCGAAGCCGAGGCGCAGGCAGCCATGGAAGCAGCCAGCGAGGGCAGCTTGACGCGTCCGAAGAAAGCCGTACCGTCCGGCTGTGGAGACGAAGACGAGGAAGAGGAGAGCATCATGGACACGGTGATGAAGTACCTGCCAGGACCTCTGCAGGACATGCTGAAGAAGTAA